The following are from one region of the Desulfonatronum thiosulfatophilum genome:
- the mlaD gene encoding outer membrane lipid asymmetry maintenance protein MlaD translates to MKKFGLETGVGVFMLIGLLCLGYLTIQLGEFELLGTGSYELNARFTSAAGLNQGSVVEMAGVRIGKVESINLHPQDLVAIVTLRIDKGVPVFDDSVASIKTRGLIGDKYVEIAPGGSDFVLGPGETIVDTVPALDIENLIGRFAFGEVE, encoded by the coding sequence ATGAAGAAATTCGGTTTGGAAACAGGCGTCGGCGTGTTCATGCTCATCGGGCTGCTCTGCCTCGGCTATCTCACCATCCAATTGGGAGAATTCGAACTGCTGGGCACCGGATCGTATGAACTCAATGCCCGATTCACTTCCGCCGCGGGATTGAATCAAGGAAGCGTCGTGGAAATGGCCGGAGTCAGAATCGGCAAGGTCGAGAGCATCAATCTGCATCCACAGGACCTGGTGGCTATCGTGACCCTGCGGATCGACAAGGGTGTGCCGGTTTTTGATGATTCCGTCGCATCAATAAAAACCCGCGGACTGATCGGAGACAAATACGTTGAGATCGCCCCTGGGGGTTCGGATTTCGTTCTCGGTCCCGGAGAAACCATCGTGGATACCGTACCGGCGCTGGATATTGAGAATCTGATCGGCCGGTTCGCCTTTGGAGAAGTCGAGTAA
- a CDS encoding MlaC/ttg2D family ABC transporter substrate-binding protein, producing the protein MMKKIIVVAFLLLFAASAQASSPMATVQTAVDQILSILREPNGSDQRIIDSKFERIKNIVDEHFDYEVLSRVTLGRGWRQLDDSQKATFVSLYSELIERTYRNHIADYSDEEIAYTRESLLTEPGARVSRAEVETRILLDKGPISVLYRLYDDNGVWRIYDIHGEGISLSQNFRAQFEDILNRRGVEGLLDALRTRVERLRADPEAEKIEVTR; encoded by the coding sequence ATGATGAAAAAAATAATTGTCGTGGCCTTTCTGCTGCTGTTTGCAGCTTCGGCACAGGCTTCTTCCCCCATGGCCACCGTGCAGACAGCTGTCGATCAAATCCTCAGCATCCTGCGAGAGCCGAACGGTTCCGACCAAAGGATCATCGACAGCAAATTTGAGCGGATCAAAAATATTGTCGACGAACACTTTGACTATGAAGTCCTTTCCCGTGTGACCCTCGGACGCGGGTGGCGACAGTTGGATGATTCGCAGAAGGCAACGTTTGTGTCGTTGTATTCGGAATTAATCGAGCGCACGTACCGCAACCACATCGCCGACTATTCCGACGAAGAGATCGCCTACACCCGGGAATCCTTGCTGACGGAACCGGGAGCGCGCGTTTCCCGGGCTGAGGTGGAAACCAGAATATTGCTCGATAAGGGGCCGATCTCGGTTTTGTATCGGCTCTATGATGATAATGGGGTCTGGCGGATATACGACATTCACGGAGAAGGCATCAGCTTGTCCCAGAACTTTCGTGCGCAGTTCGAGGATATTCTCAACCGCAGAGGCGTCGAGGGATTGCTGGACGCGTTGCGCACCAGAGTGGAACGATTGCGGGCCGACCCCGAAGCGGAAAAGATCGAGGTGACCAGATGA
- a CDS encoding MlaA family lipoprotein, with translation MISSLSRLRLISLCLACLLMFGAGCAARNNPNPELSGMADVDSGVSNNPDQHDGFEDDDWWDEEWEDLGETQAPARVADPLERWNRAVFTLNDRLYFLLFKPVGEVYAMVLPKPLRIGVQNFFTNLRYPIRAVNGLLQGKGGKVAKETGSFALNTTFGFLGLVKISDAFPSLEVTPEDTGQTFGFWGVGKGPYIVWPILGPSTLRDSVGLVGDYFLDPLRYAPLNYPWVELKAVDQVNTFSLEIGRYENLKETAIDPYIAMRDAYIQYRSRLVQD, from the coding sequence ATGATTTCAAGCTTGTCCCGCTTAAGGCTGATCTCTCTCTGCCTGGCATGCCTGCTGATGTTCGGAGCAGGATGCGCCGCCAGAAACAATCCCAACCCGGAATTGTCCGGCATGGCGGACGTTGACAGCGGCGTCTCGAACAATCCAGATCAGCACGACGGGTTCGAGGACGATGACTGGTGGGATGAGGAGTGGGAGGATCTAGGCGAGACGCAAGCGCCCGCACGTGTCGCCGACCCCCTGGAGAGATGGAACAGGGCAGTTTTTACCCTCAACGACAGGCTTTATTTCCTTTTATTTAAGCCGGTTGGCGAGGTATACGCCATGGTGCTTCCGAAGCCCTTGCGGATCGGGGTGCAAAACTTCTTCACAAATCTTCGATACCCCATCCGCGCCGTGAATGGGCTGCTCCAGGGCAAGGGGGGCAAGGTCGCCAAGGAAACAGGCAGCTTCGCATTGAATACAACCTTCGGCTTTCTTGGTCTGGTCAAAATTTCCGACGCGTTTCCAAGCCTGGAGGTTACTCCGGAGGACACCGGGCAGACCTTTGGATTTTGGGGCGTGGGCAAAGGGCCTTATATTGTCTGGCCGATACTGGGGCCATCCACGTTGCGCGATTCCGTGGGTCTTGTCGGCGACTATTTTTTGGATCCTCTGCGTTATGCTCCCCTGAACTATCCCTGGGTTGAGTTGAAGGCCGTGGACCAGGTCAATACTTTTTCTCTGGAAATCGGTCGGTATGAAAATTTGAAGGAGACGGCCATCGATCCGTACATCGCCATGCGAGACGCTTATATCCAGTATCGGAGCAGATTGGTCCAAGACTGA
- a CDS encoding YidH family protein yields MNTESKNEMAHDRTEWAQQRTLLAKERTFMAWGRTGISAMAAGLAIARFLGSVDSAWIARTLGAVLIVTGGIIFGVGFFSYRKALKKLSAVGVRGAPLWIIGAITFGLMFSSALALLLIFEE; encoded by the coding sequence ATGAACACCGAGTCCAAAAATGAAATGGCCCATGACAGGACGGAATGGGCCCAGCAGAGGACCCTACTCGCGAAGGAACGCACTTTCATGGCCTGGGGTCGAACCGGAATATCGGCCATGGCTGCCGGCTTGGCCATAGCCCGATTTCTCGGCTCCGTGGATTCGGCATGGATCGCCCGCACCCTGGGCGCCGTGCTGATCGTGACCGGCGGCATCATCTTTGGCGTAGGATTTTTCAGCTACCGCAAGGCGCTTAAAAAATTGTCCGCCGTGGGAGTGCGCGGGGCTCCCCTGTGGATCATCGGCGCAATCACATTTGGCCTGATGTTCAGCTCCGCGCTGGCGTTGCTGCTGATTTTCGAGGAGTAG
- a CDS encoding ABC transporter ATP-binding protein — MNRDDRQDRDAVLQVRDLKIAYETRQGDIDAVRGVSFEIRAGETLGLVGESGCGKSTVAYGLVNFLGRNGKIVQGSVLFQGKELVGRSERELKRLRGNRIAMIYQDPMQALNPSVRVGEQLAEVLTCHQSLPWSEARDRSVAMLGRVNMPDPGEMMLRYPHQLSGGQQQRVVIAMALLNNPALLIMDEPTTALDVTVEAAVLDLIAELKSEFQAAILFITHNLGVVARISDQVCVMYAGEQVEQGPVQDIFHRPRHPYTMGLLASIPRLGDSKNESWLTPIRGRIPPPAQRPGNACVFAPRCDHVVPACVSGRPDLREIDPGHVVRCIFAEDIAQQRRSCRMPHKVDDLSKGILQGDVLAADGVRIYYPQQSNSLVSLFGLGEQRFVKAVDDVSLRVAKGRTLGIVGESGCGKSTLVKGLIGLEPITGGEVHFLGLDATDQVSRRDTNLIREMQMVFQNPDSTLNPSFSVGWQIARPLQRFRTVPKHRIREEVIRLLRAVRLDESYCQRLPRQLSGGEKQRVGIARALASRPDLIICDEPVSALDVSVQAAVINLLLEIQQAFGSAMIFIAHDLSVVRFFSDDIAVMYLGQIVEAGAAESIYTPPSHPYTEALLSAVPVPDPDAEPNAIRLSGNVPSALDPPSGCRFHTRCPRREALPGNGQVCEQEVPPWRENGRGHRILCHIPLEELTELQRDGHETEAVLNGIKKCGTNQLI, encoded by the coding sequence GTGAACAGGGATGACCGCCAGGACCGTGACGCGGTGCTTCAGGTCCGGGACCTGAAGATCGCCTATGAAACCCGGCAGGGCGATATTGATGCGGTGCGCGGCGTTTCGTTTGAAATCCGGGCGGGGGAGACATTGGGTCTGGTGGGCGAATCGGGTTGCGGAAAGAGCACCGTCGCCTACGGTCTCGTCAACTTTCTGGGACGCAACGGAAAGATCGTCCAGGGCAGCGTGCTCTTCCAGGGCAAGGAGTTGGTGGGCCGGTCCGAGCGGGAGCTGAAAAGATTGCGGGGCAACCGCATCGCCATGATCTACCAGGACCCCATGCAGGCTCTCAATCCATCGGTCAGGGTGGGAGAGCAGCTGGCGGAGGTCCTCACCTGTCACCAGTCCCTGCCTTGGAGCGAGGCGCGGGACCGATCCGTGGCCATGCTGGGACGGGTCAACATGCCCGATCCAGGTGAGATGATGCTGCGCTATCCACACCAGCTTTCGGGAGGCCAGCAGCAGCGGGTCGTCATTGCCATGGCCCTGCTCAACAATCCGGCGCTGCTGATCATGGACGAGCCCACCACGGCGTTGGACGTAACCGTGGAGGCCGCAGTGCTGGACCTGATCGCGGAACTCAAGAGCGAATTCCAGGCGGCCATCCTCTTCATCACCCACAATCTGGGCGTCGTGGCGCGGATCAGCGATCAGGTCTGCGTGATGTACGCCGGAGAACAGGTGGAGCAGGGGCCGGTGCAGGACATCTTTCACAGGCCTCGACATCCCTACACCATGGGCTTGCTGGCCAGCATTCCTCGGCTTGGGGACAGCAAGAACGAATCCTGGCTGACGCCCATTCGCGGCAGGATTCCGCCGCCGGCACAGCGGCCCGGCAACGCGTGCGTTTTCGCTCCGCGGTGCGACCATGTCGTCCCGGCATGCGTGTCAGGTCGACCGGATTTGCGGGAGATCGATCCTGGTCATGTTGTCCGGTGCATCTTCGCTGAAGACATCGCGCAGCAGCGGCGCTCTTGCCGAATGCCGCACAAGGTTGATGATTTGTCGAAGGGTATTCTTCAGGGCGATGTTCTCGCCGCGGACGGAGTCAGGATCTATTATCCCCAGCAGTCCAATTCCCTGGTCAGCCTCTTCGGTCTGGGGGAGCAAAGATTCGTCAAGGCCGTGGACGACGTGAGCCTGCGGGTGGCCAAGGGGCGGACCCTGGGCATCGTGGGGGAATCGGGGTGCGGCAAGTCCACGCTGGTCAAGGGCCTGATCGGTCTTGAACCGATTACTGGAGGCGAGGTTCATTTTCTCGGGCTTGACGCCACGGATCAGGTTTCCCGGAGGGATACGAATTTGATTCGGGAAATGCAGATGGTATTTCAGAATCCTGATTCCACGCTCAATCCGTCCTTCTCGGTGGGGTGGCAGATCGCCAGGCCTTTGCAGCGGTTCAGAACGGTTCCGAAGCATCGGATCAGGGAGGAAGTAATCCGACTGTTGCGAGCCGTGCGCCTGGATGAATCCTATTGCCAACGCCTGCCGCGCCAATTGAGCGGCGGCGAGAAGCAAAGGGTCGGCATTGCCAGGGCCTTGGCCAGCAGACCGGACCTGATCATCTGCGACGAGCCGGTCTCGGCCCTGGACGTCTCGGTGCAGGCCGCGGTGATCAACCTGCTCCTGGAAATCCAGCAGGCTTTCGGCTCGGCCATGATCTTCATCGCCCACGATCTCAGCGTGGTGCGATTTTTTTCGGACGACATCGCGGTCATGTACCTGGGACAGATCGTGGAGGCCGGGGCCGCGGAATCCATCTACACGCCACCTTCGCATCCCTACACCGAGGCCCTGCTCTCCGCCGTGCCCGTTCCGGATCCGGACGCCGAGCCGAACGCCATCCGTCTGTCCGGCAATGTCCCCAGCGCGCTGGATCCCCCCTCCGGATGCCGCTTCCATACCCGGTGCCCCAGACGGGAGGCGCTTCCTGGAAATGGCCAGGTCTGTGAACAAGAGGTTCCGCCGTGGCGGGAGAATGGCCGGGGCCATCGAATTCTCTGTCACATCCCGCTGGAAGAGTTGACGGAACTGCAACGTGACGGACACGAGACTGAAGCTGTGTTGAATGGCATTAAAAAATGCGGGACGAACCAGCTGATCTGA
- a CDS encoding ABC transporter permease, whose protein sequence is MKHARQESITKQPHEKQAPGTTSVLIPDVVSAPVGTYRFSAVGRTFSLLRSSPSAMIGLAIVMFWVITAIFAPLFTSYTPFEQDWQAPNQGPSREHILGTDELGRDLWARLIYGARVVLIILPVTENFWIPGGTAIWGVLVAMMAGVTLGLVSGYRGGWTDEIIMRLLDAMLAIPIILLFLLIMSALGQSAVNIVIAMTIVGTPGIARLVRGLTMDIKTREYVRAAQTRGESSWYIMFVEILPNARGPIIVDGMLRVGYAVFAMGTLGFLGLGLPPPSPDWGSMVAKGREFIMAGSPWAALWPSLAIASLVVGLNLLADGIREETMKYQ, encoded by the coding sequence ATGAAGCACGCGAGACAAGAATCAATAACCAAACAGCCGCATGAGAAGCAGGCTCCCGGCACGACCTCAGTCCTGATCCCGGACGTGGTTTCAGCTCCTGTCGGAACATATCGGTTTTCGGCCGTCGGACGCACTTTCAGTCTGCTGCGATCTTCCCCTTCAGCCATGATCGGGCTGGCAATCGTCATGTTCTGGGTGATCACGGCGATCTTCGCGCCCCTGTTCACCAGTTACACCCCTTTTGAGCAGGATTGGCAGGCTCCCAATCAGGGGCCTTCTCGCGAACATATCCTGGGCACCGACGAACTGGGACGCGATCTCTGGGCCCGGCTGATCTACGGGGCGAGGGTGGTGCTGATCATCCTGCCGGTGACCGAAAACTTCTGGATTCCCGGCGGAACCGCCATCTGGGGCGTCCTGGTCGCCATGATGGCCGGTGTGACGCTGGGTCTGGTCAGCGGTTACCGCGGGGGCTGGACGGACGAAATCATCATGCGTCTGCTCGATGCCATGCTGGCCATTCCGATCATCCTGCTGTTCTTGTTGATCATGTCCGCCTTGGGCCAATCCGCGGTGAACATCGTCATCGCCATGACCATTGTCGGAACCCCTGGCATCGCCCGTCTGGTTCGAGGCCTGACCATGGACATCAAGACCAGGGAATACGTCCGCGCGGCCCAGACCAGGGGCGAGAGCTCCTGGTACATCATGTTCGTGGAAATACTGCCCAACGCCCGGGGGCCGATCATCGTGGACGGGATGCTGCGCGTGGGCTACGCCGTCTTCGCCATGGGCACCCTGGGATTTCTGGGGCTGGGACTGCCCCCGCCGTCGCCGGACTGGGGCAGCATGGTCGCCAAAGGGCGTGAATTCATCATGGCCGGCAGTCCCTGGGCGGCGCTGTGGCCGTCGCTGGCCATCGCCTCGCTGGTGGTCGGTCTGAACCTGCTGGCTGACGGAATCCGGGAAGAGACAATGAAGTATCAATAG
- a CDS encoding ABC transporter permease encodes MARFILRRLLLLLLTMLLVSAAVFLITESSPGNVARNVLGSFVTQEQEESFLAQMGLDKPVYLRYTYWLLGSDWHASQKVGLPLRRIRSEDGFQEWWAELQDGRLIRWKLQGENILAVVRNPDGPDEVFTDNDRWELDEAGVGTFWGVSQVNSAVKWRKDTDTTVWSFVMGSGWMQTSGGPVEYIPLKKGFLRGDPGVSLRTGRPVAESLTLRLRNSLVLAGSAFVAVMPLALCLGMLAGLKEGSSTDRILSVGGMIFSVIPEFVTGIFLILIMSMWLGWLPGAAVFGEAAPWQRPDMLVLPVLTLTLVELGYILRITRASMVEVMRSPYIRTAFLKGLSYRRIVFRHAVKNALMAPITVIMLHVNWLMGGIVIVEVVFGYPGLGKYLFDAAMSKDVNALQAGSMVLVVLAVGTQLVADIIYTFLNPRIRYG; translated from the coding sequence ATGGCCCGATTCATCCTGCGGCGCCTGCTGCTTCTGCTGTTGACCATGCTTCTGGTTTCCGCGGCCGTGTTCCTGATCACCGAATCGTCTCCCGGGAACGTGGCTCGGAACGTGCTGGGCAGCTTCGTCACTCAAGAGCAGGAGGAGTCTTTCCTGGCCCAGATGGGCTTGGATAAGCCCGTTTACCTGCGATACACATATTGGCTGCTGGGCAGCGATTGGCATGCGTCGCAAAAGGTGGGGCTGCCCCTGCGGCGGATCAGATCCGAAGACGGCTTTCAGGAATGGTGGGCCGAACTTCAGGACGGCCGCCTGATCCGGTGGAAGTTGCAGGGGGAGAATATCCTGGCCGTGGTCCGTAACCCGGACGGTCCGGACGAGGTTTTTACGGACAATGACCGGTGGGAGTTGGATGAGGCCGGGGTGGGAACGTTCTGGGGCGTCAGTCAGGTTAATAGTGCCGTGAAGTGGCGCAAGGACACGGACACCACGGTCTGGAGCTTTGTCATGGGCTCGGGCTGGATGCAGACCAGCGGCGGGCCGGTGGAGTACATCCCGCTCAAGAAGGGGTTTTTGCGCGGCGATCCGGGCGTGTCCCTGCGCACGGGCCGGCCGGTTGCGGAAAGCCTGACTCTTCGTTTGCGCAACTCCCTGGTTCTCGCGGGATCGGCATTCGTAGCGGTTATGCCCCTGGCCCTGTGTCTGGGCATGCTCGCCGGGCTCAAGGAGGGCAGCTCCACGGACAGGATACTTTCCGTGGGAGGCATGATCTTTTCCGTGATCCCGGAGTTCGTCACCGGAATATTTCTGATCCTGATCATGTCCATGTGGCTGGGATGGCTGCCCGGAGCCGCCGTGTTCGGTGAAGCGGCGCCCTGGCAGAGGCCGGACATGCTCGTGCTGCCGGTGCTGACCCTGACCCTGGTGGAACTGGGTTACATTCTGCGCATCACCCGGGCGAGCATGGTGGAGGTAATGCGTTCACCTTACATCCGCACGGCCTTTCTGAAGGGACTTTCGTACCGGCGCATCGTCTTCCGGCATGCGGTCAAGAATGCGCTGATGGCGCCGATTACGGTGATCATGCTCCATGTGAACTGGCTGATGGGCGGAATCGTGATCGTGGAGGTGGTTTTCGGATATCCCGGCCTGGGCAAGTATTTGTTCGACGCGGCCATGTCCAAGGACGTTAACGCATTGCAGGCCGGTTCCATGGTGCTGGTCGTTCTCGCCGTGGGCACCCAACTTGTCGCCGACATTATCTACACCTTCCTGAATCCGCGAATCCGTTACGGGTAG
- a CDS encoding ABC transporter substrate-binding protein, with protein MNGNPGMHPGIPDLLDNHVKRKLSRREFIRFAALLGLSVGAAASMANLAQPRKAWAAVKRGGALRVSSPIQKVTHPAQFSWVAPSQQLRQVAEYLTLTDENNVTHPYLLENWEVSDDLKTWTLNLRQGVEFNNGDPFIADDVIFTMNQWLDKDVGSSLLGMVGDYLDVTDIERVTDHQVKLHLKRPEMGVPEHFFHYPAIVLNHRTFEGDFLRRPHGTGPYTLEAYREGERCMLRRRDGYWRKGQDGEALPFIDTVEFIDMGTEMSPQIAALQSGEIDMIDLSDAAGTDVHQVLKDDPGVNVIPVSTCTARVLRMRVDLQPWDDNRVRTALRLCQHREKILALAYFGEGLQAHDTHVYQNHPEYCQMSIPGYDPQQARQLLREAGYEYGLDVDLAVGNDWSDVVRYAEILQQDAAPAGFRINIRTMPTSQYWEKWTEVDLGITPWTHRPLGTMNLSLAYTADEDGNPGAWNETRWVDEEFSTLLVQANGTLDVDERRNIFCKLQQIQMDRGSIGISYWQNMWAVTRKRVQNMVSHPNRYIFCADLWLS; from the coding sequence ATGAACGGCAACCCAGGAATGCATCCGGGAATCCCGGACTTGCTCGATAATCATGTGAAAAGGAAACTGTCCCGTAGGGAGTTCATCAGGTTTGCAGCTCTGCTGGGCCTTTCCGTGGGCGCTGCTGCCTCAATGGCCAACCTTGCACAACCTAGAAAAGCCTGGGCTGCCGTGAAGCGGGGCGGCGCGCTCAGGGTTTCCTCTCCCATTCAGAAAGTGACTCATCCCGCTCAATTTTCCTGGGTGGCTCCTTCGCAACAGCTCCGTCAGGTGGCGGAATACCTGACCCTGACCGACGAGAACAACGTCACCCATCCCTATCTTCTTGAGAACTGGGAGGTTTCAGATGATCTGAAGACCTGGACGTTGAACCTGCGCCAGGGGGTCGAGTTCAACAACGGCGACCCGTTCATTGCCGACGATGTGATTTTTACCATGAACCAATGGCTGGACAAGGATGTGGGCTCATCTCTTCTGGGCATGGTCGGCGACTATCTTGATGTCACGGATATTGAACGTGTGACCGACCATCAGGTGAAGCTGCACCTGAAACGGCCGGAGATGGGCGTGCCCGAGCATTTTTTTCACTACCCGGCCATCGTGCTCAACCACCGCACGTTTGAAGGCGACTTTCTTAGAAGGCCCCATGGAACAGGGCCGTACACCCTGGAGGCATACAGGGAAGGCGAACGATGCATGCTCCGGCGCAGGGACGGATATTGGCGCAAAGGACAGGACGGCGAGGCGCTGCCGTTTATTGATACCGTTGAGTTCATCGACATGGGCACGGAGATGTCGCCCCAGATCGCGGCGCTGCAGTCCGGGGAGATCGACATGATCGACCTGAGCGACGCCGCGGGCACGGACGTTCACCAGGTTCTCAAGGACGACCCGGGAGTGAACGTCATTCCGGTGAGTACCTGCACGGCCCGGGTGCTGCGGATGCGGGTGGATCTCCAGCCCTGGGACGACAACAGGGTGCGGACCGCTCTCAGGCTCTGCCAGCACCGGGAGAAAATCCTCGCACTTGCTTATTTTGGTGAGGGGCTTCAGGCCCATGACACGCACGTTTATCAGAATCATCCTGAATATTGCCAGATGTCCATTCCAGGCTACGATCCGCAACAAGCCCGACAGCTGCTGCGGGAAGCAGGTTATGAATACGGTCTGGACGTTGATCTCGCCGTGGGCAACGACTGGAGCGACGTGGTGCGCTATGCGGAGATTCTGCAGCAGGATGCGGCCCCGGCCGGCTTCCGGATCAACATCCGGACCATGCCCACCAGCCAGTACTGGGAGAAGTGGACCGAGGTGGATCTGGGCATCACGCCCTGGACCCATCGGCCTCTGGGCACCATGAACCTGTCATTGGCCTATACCGCGGATGAAGACGGCAACCCCGGAGCCTGGAACGAGACGAGATGGGTGGATGAGGAATTCTCCACGCTGCTGGTACAGGCCAACGGAACCCTTGATGTTGATGAACGCAGGAACATCTTCTGCAAGCTGCAACAGATCCAGATGGACAGAGGGTCCATCGGGATCAGCTACTGGCAGAACATGTGGGCGGTGACGCGCAAACGAGTGCAGAACATGGTCTCGCACCCCAACCGCTACATATTCTGCGCGGACCTGTGGCTGTCCTGA
- the lipA gene encoding lipoyl synthase gives MLPTASEPADRHITKRKPEWLRVQLPRDSRFSRLGSMLNGLGLSTVCRSARCPNICECFSTGTATFLILGDVCTRSCAFCNIASGSQPAPPMEDEPARVSKAVGQMGLTYAVITSVSRDDLPDGGAGHFARVISQLKQEIPGLTVETLIPDFQGREESLATVLTSGVDVLNHNLETVPELYPRVRPQAAYHRSLELLDRAKAWSISSANGQFSALRTKSGLILGLGETRNQLRRVMADLASVGCDILTMGQYLAPSARHHPVMRWLPPEEFSELAEIARKEGIPTVFSAPLVRSSYHAHEVASAEATR, from the coding sequence ATGCTTCCCACCGCGTCAGAACCCGCAGATCGACACATCACCAAACGCAAGCCCGAATGGCTGCGCGTGCAGCTGCCCCGGGATTCCCGTTTTTCAAGACTCGGGTCCATGTTGAATGGTCTGGGCCTGTCCACGGTCTGCCGCAGCGCACGTTGTCCGAACATCTGCGAATGCTTTTCCACCGGAACGGCAACGTTCCTGATTTTGGGCGACGTCTGCACGCGCTCCTGCGCCTTTTGCAACATTGCGTCCGGAAGCCAACCAGCCCCCCCCATGGAGGATGAGCCGGCTCGGGTCAGCAAGGCAGTGGGCCAGATGGGTCTGACCTACGCAGTGATCACCTCGGTCAGCAGGGATGACCTGCCGGATGGCGGGGCCGGACACTTCGCGCGGGTCATCTCCCAACTCAAGCAGGAAATTCCCGGCCTGACCGTGGAAACCCTGATCCCGGACTTTCAGGGAAGGGAAGAATCCTTGGCAACAGTCCTGACTTCCGGAGTCGACGTGCTGAACCACAATCTGGAGACGGTCCCGGAACTGTACCCCAGGGTCCGGCCGCAGGCAGCATACCACCGCAGCCTGGAGCTTCTGGATCGAGCCAAGGCATGGTCAATATCGTCTGCCAACGGCCAATTTTCGGCTCTACGCACCAAAAGCGGCCTGATCCTGGGCCTGGGCGAAACCAGGAACCAGTTGCGCCGGGTGATGGCTGATCTGGCCTCCGTGGGGTGCGACATTCTGACCATGGGCCAATATCTGGCCCCGTCGGCACGCCACCATCCGGTAATGCGCTGGCTTCCGCCTGAGGAATTCAGTGAGCTTGCCGAAATTGCCCGAAAGGAAGGCATCCCCACGGTCTTCTCCGCGCCCCTTGTCCGCAGCAGCTACCATGCCCACGAAGTGGCGTCCGCCGAGGCAACAAGGTAA
- a CDS encoding carbon-nitrogen hydrolase — protein MNTHSAQPFTIGLVQISIPADPAESLAKAEEYVRQAARLGAQVVCLPELFRGPYFCQHENHDVFNQAEAIPGPSTETLGKVAAEEGVVVLASLFERRGPGVYHNTLAVIDADGTIPGLYRKMHIPDDPGYYEKFFFAPGDTGFKAFDTRFGRVGTLVCWDQWYPEAARLTALQGAMTLFYPTAIGWHPEEKAEFGREQLEAWITVQRGHAVANGIYVAAVNRIGHEISADGGPGIEFWGNSFVAGPMGEILAQASSNREEILLAEVNPTRLETVRRHWPFFRDRRIDAYGGITSRFLDQT, from the coding sequence ATGAACACACATTCAGCACAGCCTTTCACCATTGGCCTGGTTCAGATTTCCATACCCGCCGATCCCGCCGAAAGCCTGGCCAAAGCCGAAGAGTACGTCCGTCAGGCGGCACGTCTGGGAGCCCAGGTGGTCTGCCTGCCGGAACTGTTTCGCGGCCCGTATTTCTGCCAGCACGAGAACCACGACGTGTTCAACCAGGCCGAAGCCATTCCCGGCCCTTCGACGGAAACCCTGGGCAAGGTGGCGGCGGAGGAAGGCGTGGTGGTCCTGGCATCCCTTTTCGAGCGACGCGGTCCTGGCGTCTACCACAACACCCTGGCGGTCATCGACGCTGACGGAACCATCCCGGGCCTCTACCGCAAGATGCACATTCCGGATGACCCTGGCTACTACGAGAAGTTTTTCTTCGCTCCCGGCGACACCGGATTCAAGGCCTTCGACACCCGGTTCGGCCGGGTCGGCACCCTGGTCTGCTGGGACCAGTGGTATCCGGAAGCTGCCCGCCTGACGGCCCTGCAGGGAGCGATGACCCTTTTTTATCCCACGGCCATCGGCTGGCACCCCGAGGAAAAGGCTGAATTCGGCCGGGAACAGCTGGAAGCCTGGATCACGGTCCAGCGCGGGCACGCCGTGGCCAACGGCATCTATGTGGCCGCCGTGAATCGTATCGGGCACGAAATCTCCGCTGACGGCGGACCCGGCATTGAATTCTGGGGCAACTCCTTCGTGGCCGGTCCCATGGGGGAAATCCTGGCCCAGGCCTCATCCAACCGGGAAGAAATCCTCCTGGCCGAGGTGAACCCAACGCGCCTCGAAACCGTCCGCCGCCACTGGCCCTTTTTCCGCGACCGACGCATCGACGCCTACGGCGGCATCACCAGCCGTTTTCTGGATCAAACTTGA